From the Streptomyces sp. NBC_00091 genome, the window GCCGGGCCGTCCGAGCCGAGGACCTCGCCGTTGGCCAGCAGGCCGCCGACGATGAGCATCAGGGTGTCGGCCAGGGCGTCGGGGTCCTCCGCGCCGGCCTGGGAACCCCGGTCGCGGAACCAGTTGCGCAGGCCCTTGAGGTGCAGCTTCGCCTCCTCGCGGCCCGGGTGCCCGGGCTCGCGGAACTCGCTGGAGGTGTTGTAGTAGATGCAGCCGTGGAAGTCCGGTTCCCGGACGCTGGCGTGGAAGAACTCCATCAGCGCGAGGACCTGCCGGGCAGGGTCGCCGGTGTAGGGCGCGGTGACCTCTTCGGCCTGCTCCCACCACTGCGCGTCGCTCTCGCGCAGCCAGGCCGCGATCAGCTCGTCCTTGCTGGCGAACTCGCGGTAGAGCAGGCTCTTGCCCACTCCGGTCGCGTCGATCACCTGCTGCATGCCGACG encodes:
- a CDS encoding TetR/AcrR family transcriptional regulator, translated to MARTPAPGTRRRILEASAKLFGEQGVRAVGMQQVIDATGVGKSLLYREFASKDELIAAWLRESDAQWWEQAEEVTAPYTGDPARQVLALMEFFHASVREPDFHGCIYYNTSSEFREPGHPGREEAKLHLKGLRNWFRDRGSQAGAEDPDALADTLMLIVGGLLANGEVLGSDGPARMALATTELVLRQYVPNAMAAATL